In one window of Miscanthus floridulus cultivar M001 chromosome 12, ASM1932011v1, whole genome shotgun sequence DNA:
- the LOC136496522 gene encoding uncharacterized protein At5g08430-like isoform X3, producing MSGKRQRQEKDKMAEECCFICKDSGHDLRVCDSRNCLKAYHPGCVQNKDEGFICDWHICVQCRGRSDYQCLCCPLYSVCCACLGKVEFVQLRKQNKGFCRTCLNLAIAIEKNDPHVAKTDNYEILFKDYWEGIKDAEHLTLVDLEEASDILNRKLNCKEGANLERFPAVDHKSDENTSPDNGANDQTIPFDSKGKQIKANTSQKNKSNKRTYVGWGSRELIGFLSSFGKDTSKPLEELEIIGVVKGYIKEKKLYQDDKKLRFLCDDKLQPLFTRRKVRCKMIRRFLAVHLASNAVSEDERFCSSEDDDDAPVIKKRPRNSLEPKIAKRVSERSKRHFASLTQNNINLIYLRKTLVISLLMSQPDIFEQKVVGCFVRVKCGQKVHSYEIPRKAYLLGQVTGIMKSENEYKINDTCTNILLCVTGLLDDVSISMLSDEDLAEDECDDLISLAEKGLLKRATVAELEEKVATVHKDIVNHWIERELVRLERKIDIAQMKGLHVELVELLDQKKLLNTPAERRRRLEEVPEIVPDTEYRDKETELQVAASNSSQESRGAAHQAVDSLNVLNGEPSKGGTEQIHDCLNVLNKESSEAHEACLSGVTPDPALHYQMDDTQVNADGSPTQAMNIDQDESDHSRQAAMAKINEVVEVIDLSSDDDEDPSTGQHKPEGKAMHALRAMNGDVHLEQREPAPATMNGVLQPEQRQPAHTAMNGVLRPEQHGPEHAATNGVSPSALLWQWHYRDPQGETQGPFTLMHMLHWKRLGFFNNEGFRVWKTGQTSEQAILLRDAFLLHL from the exons ATGAGCGGGAAGAGGCAGAGGCAGGAAAAGGACAAGATGGCCGAGGAATGCTGCTTCATTTGCAAGGACAGCGGGCACGACCTCCGCGTATGTGACTCCAG GAACTGCCTCAAGGCTTACCATCCAGGCTGTGTCCAAAACAAAGATGAGGGGTTCATATGCG ATTGGCACATATGTGTCCAGTGCAGAGGACGTTCTGATTATCAGTGCCTGTGCTGTCCACTTTACTCAGTTTGCTGTGCCTGCCTTGGAAAAGTAGAATTTGTGCAACTGAGAAAGCAAAATAAGGGATTCTGCAGAACCTGCTTGAACCTGGCTATCGCGATTGAGAAGAATGATCCTCATGTG GCAAAAACAGATAACTACGAAATTTTGTTTAAAGACTACTGGGAAGGAATTAAAGATGCAGAACATTTGACATTGGTTGACCTGGAAGAAGCTAGTGATATTCTGAATAGAAAGCTTAACTGTAAAGAAGGAGCGAATTTAGAGAGATTTCCAGCTGTTGATCACAAGTCGGATGAAAATACATCTCCTGATAATGGCGCCAATGATCAAACAATTCCTTTTGACTCTAAGGGCAAACAGATTAAAGCGAACACATCACAGAAGAACAAGTCAAATAAGAGAACCTATGTTGGGTGGGGTTCCAGAGAGCTAATTGGATTCTTGTCAAGTTTTGGAAAGGATACGTCAAAACCTCTTGAAGAACTTGAAATTATTGGAGTTGTCAAGGGGTacatcaaagagaagaaactataCCAGGACGATAAGAAACTTCGTTTCTTGTGTGATGATAAGCTGCAACCCCTGTTTACGAGAAGAAAAGTGAGATGCAAAATGATCCGTAGGTTCTTGGCAGTTCATCTAGCTTCAAATGCAGTTTCAGAAGATGAAAGATTTTGCAgttctgaagatgatgatgacgccCCAGTTATTAAAAAGAGACCTCGGAATAGTCTGGAGCCAAAGATTGCTAAGAGGGTCTCAGAAAGAAGCAAGAGACATTTTGCGTCCCTTACTCAGAATAATATCAACCTAATCTACCTGAGAAAAACTTTAGTTATTAGTCTTTTGATGAGTCAGCCAGACATATTTGAACAGAAAGTTGTTGGCTGTTTTGTTAGAGTCAAGTGCGGCCAAAAGGTGCACAGCTATGAAATACCTAGAAAAGCATACCTGCTTGGACAAGTAACAG GCATCATGAAGTCTGAAAATGAATACAAGATAAATGATACATGTACAAATATTCTCTTATGTGTTACTGGTTTGTTGGATGATGTCAGTATATCAATGCTCTCAGATGAGGATTTAGCAGAG GATGAGTGTGATGATCTTATTTCTTTGGCTGAGAAAGGACTACTGAAACGGGCCACTGTT GCTGAGTTGGAGGAAAAGGTGGCAACAGTACATAAAGACATAGTTAATCAT TGGATTGAAAGAGAACTTGTGAGACTAGAAAGAAAGATCGACATTGCGCAGATGAAAGGGTTACACGTAGAAT TGGTGGAACTACTGGACCAAAAAAAACTTTTAAACACACCAGCTGAAAGACGGCGTCGTCTTGAAGAGGTTCCAGAAATTGTTCCAGATACAGAATACAGAGACAAGGAAACTGAACTCCAAGTTGCAGCAAGCAACTCATCTCAAGAGAGTAGAG GTGCCGCTCATCAAGCAGTTGATTCTTTGAATGTTCTCAATGGGGAACCATCAAAAG GTGGTACAGAGCAAATACATGATTGTTTGAACGTTCTTAACAAAGAATCATCAGAAG CTCATGAAGCCTGCCTCAGTGGTGTTACTCCTGATCCTGCACTACATTATCAAATGGACGATACTCAAG TTAATGCAGATGGTAGCCCAACTCAAGCCATGAACATTGACCAAGATGAAAGTGACCACTCCCGGCAAGCTGCCATGGCAAAGATTAATGAAGTTGTAGAAGTCATCGATCTAAGCAGTGATGACGATGAGGACCCTAGCACAGGGCAACATAAGCCAGAAGGCAAGGCGATGCATGCTCTAAGGGCCATGAATGGGGATGTTCACCTGGAGCAGCGAGAGCCAGCACCTGCAACCATGAATGGGGTTCTTCAGCCGGAGCAGCGACAGCCAGCTCATACAGCCATGAATGGAGTTCTGCGCCCAGAGCAGCACGGGCCAGAACATGCAGCCACGAACGGCGTGTCACCTTCGGCGCTCCTGTGGCAGTGGCACTACAGAGACCCTCAAGGAGAGACCCAAGGGCCATTCACGCTGATGCACATGTTGCATTGG
- the LOC136496522 gene encoding uncharacterized protein At5g08430-like isoform X4: MSGKRQRQEKDKMAEECCFICKDSGHDLRVCDSRNCLKAYHPGCVQNKDEGFICDWHICVQCRGRSDYQCLCCPLYSVCCACLGKVEFVQLRKQNKGFCRTCLNLAIAIEKNDPHVAKTDNYEILFKDYWEGIKDAEHLTLVDLEEASDILNRKLNCKEGANLERFPAVDHKSDENTSPDNGANDQTIPFDSKGKQIKANTSQKNKSNKRTYVGWGSRELIGFLSSFGKDTSKPLEELEIIGVVKGYIKEKKLYQDDKKLRFLCDDKLQPLFTRRKVRCKMIRRFLAVHLASNAVSEDERFCSSEDDDDAPVIKKRPRNSLEPKIAKRVSERSKRHFASLTQNNINLIYLRKTLVISLLMSQPDIFEQKVVGCFVRVKCGQKVHSYEIPRKAYLLGQVTGIMKSENEYKINDTCTNILLCVTGLLDDVSISMLSDEDLAEDECDDLISLAEKGLLKRATVAELEEKVATVHKDIVNHWIERELVRLERKIDIAQMKGLHVELVELLDQKKLLNTPAERRRRLEEVPEIVPDTEYRDKETELQVAASNSSQESRGAAHQAVDSLNVLNGEPSKGGTEQIHDCLNVLNKESSEAHEACLSGVTPDPALHYQMDDTQDGSPTQAMNIDQDESDHSRQAAMAKINEVVEVIDLSSDDDEDPSTGQHKPEGKAMHALRAMNGDVHLEQREPAPATMNGVLQPEQRQPAHTAMNGVLRPEQHGPEHAATNGVSPSALLWQWHYRDPQGETQGPFTLMHMLHWKRLGFFNNEGFRVWKTGQTSEQAILLRDAFLLHL, translated from the exons ATGAGCGGGAAGAGGCAGAGGCAGGAAAAGGACAAGATGGCCGAGGAATGCTGCTTCATTTGCAAGGACAGCGGGCACGACCTCCGCGTATGTGACTCCAG GAACTGCCTCAAGGCTTACCATCCAGGCTGTGTCCAAAACAAAGATGAGGGGTTCATATGCG ATTGGCACATATGTGTCCAGTGCAGAGGACGTTCTGATTATCAGTGCCTGTGCTGTCCACTTTACTCAGTTTGCTGTGCCTGCCTTGGAAAAGTAGAATTTGTGCAACTGAGAAAGCAAAATAAGGGATTCTGCAGAACCTGCTTGAACCTGGCTATCGCGATTGAGAAGAATGATCCTCATGTG GCAAAAACAGATAACTACGAAATTTTGTTTAAAGACTACTGGGAAGGAATTAAAGATGCAGAACATTTGACATTGGTTGACCTGGAAGAAGCTAGTGATATTCTGAATAGAAAGCTTAACTGTAAAGAAGGAGCGAATTTAGAGAGATTTCCAGCTGTTGATCACAAGTCGGATGAAAATACATCTCCTGATAATGGCGCCAATGATCAAACAATTCCTTTTGACTCTAAGGGCAAACAGATTAAAGCGAACACATCACAGAAGAACAAGTCAAATAAGAGAACCTATGTTGGGTGGGGTTCCAGAGAGCTAATTGGATTCTTGTCAAGTTTTGGAAAGGATACGTCAAAACCTCTTGAAGAACTTGAAATTATTGGAGTTGTCAAGGGGTacatcaaagagaagaaactataCCAGGACGATAAGAAACTTCGTTTCTTGTGTGATGATAAGCTGCAACCCCTGTTTACGAGAAGAAAAGTGAGATGCAAAATGATCCGTAGGTTCTTGGCAGTTCATCTAGCTTCAAATGCAGTTTCAGAAGATGAAAGATTTTGCAgttctgaagatgatgatgacgccCCAGTTATTAAAAAGAGACCTCGGAATAGTCTGGAGCCAAAGATTGCTAAGAGGGTCTCAGAAAGAAGCAAGAGACATTTTGCGTCCCTTACTCAGAATAATATCAACCTAATCTACCTGAGAAAAACTTTAGTTATTAGTCTTTTGATGAGTCAGCCAGACATATTTGAACAGAAAGTTGTTGGCTGTTTTGTTAGAGTCAAGTGCGGCCAAAAGGTGCACAGCTATGAAATACCTAGAAAAGCATACCTGCTTGGACAAGTAACAG GCATCATGAAGTCTGAAAATGAATACAAGATAAATGATACATGTACAAATATTCTCTTATGTGTTACTGGTTTGTTGGATGATGTCAGTATATCAATGCTCTCAGATGAGGATTTAGCAGAG GATGAGTGTGATGATCTTATTTCTTTGGCTGAGAAAGGACTACTGAAACGGGCCACTGTT GCTGAGTTGGAGGAAAAGGTGGCAACAGTACATAAAGACATAGTTAATCAT TGGATTGAAAGAGAACTTGTGAGACTAGAAAGAAAGATCGACATTGCGCAGATGAAAGGGTTACACGTAGAAT TGGTGGAACTACTGGACCAAAAAAAACTTTTAAACACACCAGCTGAAAGACGGCGTCGTCTTGAAGAGGTTCCAGAAATTGTTCCAGATACAGAATACAGAGACAAGGAAACTGAACTCCAAGTTGCAGCAAGCAACTCATCTCAAGAGAGTAGAG GTGCCGCTCATCAAGCAGTTGATTCTTTGAATGTTCTCAATGGGGAACCATCAAAAG GTGGTACAGAGCAAATACATGATTGTTTGAACGTTCTTAACAAAGAATCATCAGAAG CTCATGAAGCCTGCCTCAGTGGTGTTACTCCTGATCCTGCACTACATTATCAAATGGACGATACTCAAG ATGGTAGCCCAACTCAAGCCATGAACATTGACCAAGATGAAAGTGACCACTCCCGGCAAGCTGCCATGGCAAAGATTAATGAAGTTGTAGAAGTCATCGATCTAAGCAGTGATGACGATGAGGACCCTAGCACAGGGCAACATAAGCCAGAAGGCAAGGCGATGCATGCTCTAAGGGCCATGAATGGGGATGTTCACCTGGAGCAGCGAGAGCCAGCACCTGCAACCATGAATGGGGTTCTTCAGCCGGAGCAGCGACAGCCAGCTCATACAGCCATGAATGGAGTTCTGCGCCCAGAGCAGCACGGGCCAGAACATGCAGCCACGAACGGCGTGTCACCTTCGGCGCTCCTGTGGCAGTGGCACTACAGAGACCCTCAAGGAGAGACCCAAGGGCCATTCACGCTGATGCACATGTTGCATTGG
- the LOC136496522 gene encoding uncharacterized protein At5g08430-like isoform X2, producing the protein MSGKRQRQEKDKMAEECCFICKDSGHDLRVCDSRNCLKAYHPGCVQNKDEGFICDWHICVQCRGRSDYQCLCCPLYSVCCACLGKVEFVQLRKQNKGFCRTCLNLAIAIEKNDPHVAKTDNYEILFKDYWEGIKDAEHLTLVDLEEASDILNRKLNCKEGANLERFPAVDHKSDENTSPDNGANDQTIPFDSKGKQIKANTSQKNKSNKRTYVGWGSRELIGFLSSFGKDTSKPLEELEIIGVVKGYIKEKKLYQDDKKLRFLCDDKLQPLFTRRKVRCKMIRRFLAVHLASNAVSEDERFCSSEDDDDAPVIKKRPRNSLEPKIAKRVSERSKRHFASLTQNNINLIYLRKTLVISLLMSQPDIFEQKVVGCFVRVKCGQKVHSYEIPRKAYLLGQVTGIMKSENEYKINDTCTNILLCVTGLLDDVSISMLSDEDLAEDECDDLISLAEKGLLKRATVAELEEKVATVHKDIVNHWIERELVRLERKIDIAQMKGLHVELVELLDQKKLLNTPAERRRRLEEVPEIVPDTEYRDKETELQVAASNSSQESRGAAHQAVDSLNVLNGEPSKGGTEQIHDCLNVLNKESSEAASKQVDATCEAPSEAHEACLSGVTPDPALHYQMDDTQDGSPTQAMNIDQDESDHSRQAAMAKINEVVEVIDLSSDDDEDPSTGQHKPEGKAMHALRAMNGDVHLEQREPAPATMNGVLQPEQRQPAHTAMNGVLRPEQHGPEHAATNGVSPSALLWQWHYRDPQGETQGPFTLMHMLHWKRLGFFNNEGFRVWKTGQTSEQAILLRDAFLLHL; encoded by the exons ATGAGCGGGAAGAGGCAGAGGCAGGAAAAGGACAAGATGGCCGAGGAATGCTGCTTCATTTGCAAGGACAGCGGGCACGACCTCCGCGTATGTGACTCCAG GAACTGCCTCAAGGCTTACCATCCAGGCTGTGTCCAAAACAAAGATGAGGGGTTCATATGCG ATTGGCACATATGTGTCCAGTGCAGAGGACGTTCTGATTATCAGTGCCTGTGCTGTCCACTTTACTCAGTTTGCTGTGCCTGCCTTGGAAAAGTAGAATTTGTGCAACTGAGAAAGCAAAATAAGGGATTCTGCAGAACCTGCTTGAACCTGGCTATCGCGATTGAGAAGAATGATCCTCATGTG GCAAAAACAGATAACTACGAAATTTTGTTTAAAGACTACTGGGAAGGAATTAAAGATGCAGAACATTTGACATTGGTTGACCTGGAAGAAGCTAGTGATATTCTGAATAGAAAGCTTAACTGTAAAGAAGGAGCGAATTTAGAGAGATTTCCAGCTGTTGATCACAAGTCGGATGAAAATACATCTCCTGATAATGGCGCCAATGATCAAACAATTCCTTTTGACTCTAAGGGCAAACAGATTAAAGCGAACACATCACAGAAGAACAAGTCAAATAAGAGAACCTATGTTGGGTGGGGTTCCAGAGAGCTAATTGGATTCTTGTCAAGTTTTGGAAAGGATACGTCAAAACCTCTTGAAGAACTTGAAATTATTGGAGTTGTCAAGGGGTacatcaaagagaagaaactataCCAGGACGATAAGAAACTTCGTTTCTTGTGTGATGATAAGCTGCAACCCCTGTTTACGAGAAGAAAAGTGAGATGCAAAATGATCCGTAGGTTCTTGGCAGTTCATCTAGCTTCAAATGCAGTTTCAGAAGATGAAAGATTTTGCAgttctgaagatgatgatgacgccCCAGTTATTAAAAAGAGACCTCGGAATAGTCTGGAGCCAAAGATTGCTAAGAGGGTCTCAGAAAGAAGCAAGAGACATTTTGCGTCCCTTACTCAGAATAATATCAACCTAATCTACCTGAGAAAAACTTTAGTTATTAGTCTTTTGATGAGTCAGCCAGACATATTTGAACAGAAAGTTGTTGGCTGTTTTGTTAGAGTCAAGTGCGGCCAAAAGGTGCACAGCTATGAAATACCTAGAAAAGCATACCTGCTTGGACAAGTAACAG GCATCATGAAGTCTGAAAATGAATACAAGATAAATGATACATGTACAAATATTCTCTTATGTGTTACTGGTTTGTTGGATGATGTCAGTATATCAATGCTCTCAGATGAGGATTTAGCAGAG GATGAGTGTGATGATCTTATTTCTTTGGCTGAGAAAGGACTACTGAAACGGGCCACTGTT GCTGAGTTGGAGGAAAAGGTGGCAACAGTACATAAAGACATAGTTAATCAT TGGATTGAAAGAGAACTTGTGAGACTAGAAAGAAAGATCGACATTGCGCAGATGAAAGGGTTACACGTAGAAT TGGTGGAACTACTGGACCAAAAAAAACTTTTAAACACACCAGCTGAAAGACGGCGTCGTCTTGAAGAGGTTCCAGAAATTGTTCCAGATACAGAATACAGAGACAAGGAAACTGAACTCCAAGTTGCAGCAAGCAACTCATCTCAAGAGAGTAGAG GTGCCGCTCATCAAGCAGTTGATTCTTTGAATGTTCTCAATGGGGAACCATCAAAAG GTGGTACAGAGCAAATACATGATTGTTTGAACGTTCTTAACAAAGAATCATCAGAAG CTGCATCTAAGCAAGTTGATGCTACTTGTGAAGCTCCTTCTGAAG CTCATGAAGCCTGCCTCAGTGGTGTTACTCCTGATCCTGCACTACATTATCAAATGGACGATACTCAAG ATGGTAGCCCAACTCAAGCCATGAACATTGACCAAGATGAAAGTGACCACTCCCGGCAAGCTGCCATGGCAAAGATTAATGAAGTTGTAGAAGTCATCGATCTAAGCAGTGATGACGATGAGGACCCTAGCACAGGGCAACATAAGCCAGAAGGCAAGGCGATGCATGCTCTAAGGGCCATGAATGGGGATGTTCACCTGGAGCAGCGAGAGCCAGCACCTGCAACCATGAATGGGGTTCTTCAGCCGGAGCAGCGACAGCCAGCTCATACAGCCATGAATGGAGTTCTGCGCCCAGAGCAGCACGGGCCAGAACATGCAGCCACGAACGGCGTGTCACCTTCGGCGCTCCTGTGGCAGTGGCACTACAGAGACCCTCAAGGAGAGACCCAAGGGCCATTCACGCTGATGCACATGTTGCATTGG
- the LOC136496522 gene encoding uncharacterized protein At5g08430-like isoform X1 produces the protein MSGKRQRQEKDKMAEECCFICKDSGHDLRVCDSRNCLKAYHPGCVQNKDEGFICDWHICVQCRGRSDYQCLCCPLYSVCCACLGKVEFVQLRKQNKGFCRTCLNLAIAIEKNDPHVAKTDNYEILFKDYWEGIKDAEHLTLVDLEEASDILNRKLNCKEGANLERFPAVDHKSDENTSPDNGANDQTIPFDSKGKQIKANTSQKNKSNKRTYVGWGSRELIGFLSSFGKDTSKPLEELEIIGVVKGYIKEKKLYQDDKKLRFLCDDKLQPLFTRRKVRCKMIRRFLAVHLASNAVSEDERFCSSEDDDDAPVIKKRPRNSLEPKIAKRVSERSKRHFASLTQNNINLIYLRKTLVISLLMSQPDIFEQKVVGCFVRVKCGQKVHSYEIPRKAYLLGQVTGIMKSENEYKINDTCTNILLCVTGLLDDVSISMLSDEDLAEDECDDLISLAEKGLLKRATVAELEEKVATVHKDIVNHWIERELVRLERKIDIAQMKGLHVELVELLDQKKLLNTPAERRRRLEEVPEIVPDTEYRDKETELQVAASNSSQESRGAAHQAVDSLNVLNGEPSKGGTEQIHDCLNVLNKESSEAASKQVDATCEAPSEAHEACLSGVTPDPALHYQMDDTQVNADGSPTQAMNIDQDESDHSRQAAMAKINEVVEVIDLSSDDDEDPSTGQHKPEGKAMHALRAMNGDVHLEQREPAPATMNGVLQPEQRQPAHTAMNGVLRPEQHGPEHAATNGVSPSALLWQWHYRDPQGETQGPFTLMHMLHWKRLGFFNNEGFRVWKTGQTSEQAILLRDAFLLHL, from the exons ATGAGCGGGAAGAGGCAGAGGCAGGAAAAGGACAAGATGGCCGAGGAATGCTGCTTCATTTGCAAGGACAGCGGGCACGACCTCCGCGTATGTGACTCCAG GAACTGCCTCAAGGCTTACCATCCAGGCTGTGTCCAAAACAAAGATGAGGGGTTCATATGCG ATTGGCACATATGTGTCCAGTGCAGAGGACGTTCTGATTATCAGTGCCTGTGCTGTCCACTTTACTCAGTTTGCTGTGCCTGCCTTGGAAAAGTAGAATTTGTGCAACTGAGAAAGCAAAATAAGGGATTCTGCAGAACCTGCTTGAACCTGGCTATCGCGATTGAGAAGAATGATCCTCATGTG GCAAAAACAGATAACTACGAAATTTTGTTTAAAGACTACTGGGAAGGAATTAAAGATGCAGAACATTTGACATTGGTTGACCTGGAAGAAGCTAGTGATATTCTGAATAGAAAGCTTAACTGTAAAGAAGGAGCGAATTTAGAGAGATTTCCAGCTGTTGATCACAAGTCGGATGAAAATACATCTCCTGATAATGGCGCCAATGATCAAACAATTCCTTTTGACTCTAAGGGCAAACAGATTAAAGCGAACACATCACAGAAGAACAAGTCAAATAAGAGAACCTATGTTGGGTGGGGTTCCAGAGAGCTAATTGGATTCTTGTCAAGTTTTGGAAAGGATACGTCAAAACCTCTTGAAGAACTTGAAATTATTGGAGTTGTCAAGGGGTacatcaaagagaagaaactataCCAGGACGATAAGAAACTTCGTTTCTTGTGTGATGATAAGCTGCAACCCCTGTTTACGAGAAGAAAAGTGAGATGCAAAATGATCCGTAGGTTCTTGGCAGTTCATCTAGCTTCAAATGCAGTTTCAGAAGATGAAAGATTTTGCAgttctgaagatgatgatgacgccCCAGTTATTAAAAAGAGACCTCGGAATAGTCTGGAGCCAAAGATTGCTAAGAGGGTCTCAGAAAGAAGCAAGAGACATTTTGCGTCCCTTACTCAGAATAATATCAACCTAATCTACCTGAGAAAAACTTTAGTTATTAGTCTTTTGATGAGTCAGCCAGACATATTTGAACAGAAAGTTGTTGGCTGTTTTGTTAGAGTCAAGTGCGGCCAAAAGGTGCACAGCTATGAAATACCTAGAAAAGCATACCTGCTTGGACAAGTAACAG GCATCATGAAGTCTGAAAATGAATACAAGATAAATGATACATGTACAAATATTCTCTTATGTGTTACTGGTTTGTTGGATGATGTCAGTATATCAATGCTCTCAGATGAGGATTTAGCAGAG GATGAGTGTGATGATCTTATTTCTTTGGCTGAGAAAGGACTACTGAAACGGGCCACTGTT GCTGAGTTGGAGGAAAAGGTGGCAACAGTACATAAAGACATAGTTAATCAT TGGATTGAAAGAGAACTTGTGAGACTAGAAAGAAAGATCGACATTGCGCAGATGAAAGGGTTACACGTAGAAT TGGTGGAACTACTGGACCAAAAAAAACTTTTAAACACACCAGCTGAAAGACGGCGTCGTCTTGAAGAGGTTCCAGAAATTGTTCCAGATACAGAATACAGAGACAAGGAAACTGAACTCCAAGTTGCAGCAAGCAACTCATCTCAAGAGAGTAGAG GTGCCGCTCATCAAGCAGTTGATTCTTTGAATGTTCTCAATGGGGAACCATCAAAAG GTGGTACAGAGCAAATACATGATTGTTTGAACGTTCTTAACAAAGAATCATCAGAAG CTGCATCTAAGCAAGTTGATGCTACTTGTGAAGCTCCTTCTGAAG CTCATGAAGCCTGCCTCAGTGGTGTTACTCCTGATCCTGCACTACATTATCAAATGGACGATACTCAAG TTAATGCAGATGGTAGCCCAACTCAAGCCATGAACATTGACCAAGATGAAAGTGACCACTCCCGGCAAGCTGCCATGGCAAAGATTAATGAAGTTGTAGAAGTCATCGATCTAAGCAGTGATGACGATGAGGACCCTAGCACAGGGCAACATAAGCCAGAAGGCAAGGCGATGCATGCTCTAAGGGCCATGAATGGGGATGTTCACCTGGAGCAGCGAGAGCCAGCACCTGCAACCATGAATGGGGTTCTTCAGCCGGAGCAGCGACAGCCAGCTCATACAGCCATGAATGGAGTTCTGCGCCCAGAGCAGCACGGGCCAGAACATGCAGCCACGAACGGCGTGTCACCTTCGGCGCTCCTGTGGCAGTGGCACTACAGAGACCCTCAAGGAGAGACCCAAGGGCCATTCACGCTGATGCACATGTTGCATTGG